Below is a genomic region from Delftia tsuruhatensis.
TGTCCAGGAACATCCAGCGGGAAGCGGCAGAGGGCTCAGGCAATGGGGCAGACATGGGGGGCAGGCCGATCGTTCTCGCCCATGGCATGGGCTGAAGCCCGCCAGTGTGACGCACTGCGGGTCTCGTGGCTCGGCGGCCTGGGTCAGATCGCATCGATGCGCTTGTGTCGCACGCGATTTTCAGGTTTGCAGCGTTGCGAGCGGGCAACCACGCTGGCCTGGGCGTGGTCGTCTGCGCGGCCCAGCGAATGCAGCAGATCGATGAATTTTTGCTGTTCCGGATTGAGCGCCTCGTCGGCGCGCGCAAGGATGCCGAAGGGCGCCAGGGGCGCATCCAGCCGCAGCGGCAGGGCCTTCACCAGGCCCATGCGCAGATAGTCCTTCAAGGCCGATTCGGACAGCAGCATGGCGGCATCGGTCAACTGCACCAGCTGCTGCATGGAATACACCGAGCTGCATTCGATGACATCGGCCGGTGCCGGCAGCCCCAGGCGCTGCAGCAGCTGGTCGAGCGCGATGCGCGCCGGGCTGGTGGACGGCTGAAGAATCCAGGGCCAGTCGTGCAGCAGCTCTTCCCAGGCGAGCTTGCGGCGCCGTGCCAGCGCATGGCCGCTGCGCACCACCACCAGCAGCCGCTCGTTGCCCAGTTCCTCGAAGCTGTAGGGGCCGCCCTCGGCGGAAGGATTGCGCCGAGCGATCGCCAGGTCGATGCGCCGCTGGTCCAGCAGGCGCAGCACCTGGTCGCTGGTGTCGCCCATGATGCGGATGCGCAACTGCGGGTTGCCGGCCTTCAGGCGCGCCACGGCGGTCATCACCAGGTCGGGCGCGGCACCCATGATGGTGCCTATGGACAGGTAGCCGTAGCCGCCCTGGCGGCGCGCGGCCAGGTCTTCGGCGCAGCGGTCCAGGCTGTTGAGAGAGGCCTCGGCGAAGCGCACCAGCTGCGCGCCCAGCGCCGTGGGCCGCATGCCGCGCGGCAGGCGCTCGAACAGCTGGCAGCCGAACATGTCCTCGATCTCGCGCAGCATGCGCGTGGCCGCCGGCTGGGACATGGCCAGGCCGATCGATGCGCGGTGCAGGTTCAGGCTGGAGCCCAGGGCCACCAGCATGTGCAGGTGCTTGTAGCGCAGCCGGTTGAGCAGGCTGCGGTGCAGCACGGGCGGGGTGGCGGGCGGTGTCTCGGAAGCCATAAGCGCAGGGTATCGGATGTGAACGAAATTCGATTTGCAGGGCATCGATCATGCGCCGTACATTGGGTTTCCCACAAGAAGAAATACCGCCCATACAGGAGACAAGACATGCACCGCCCATCGCCTTCCTCATGATGCGCTGACGCGGCCGGCCGCCGTGCCGCGCCCGCCTCGGCCTTCCCCAAAGCACGCCTTCAGCGCCCGCCTCATTGCGGGCGTGATGGCCATCCATTGCCTGCGAGGACACGTCATGAACTCTTCCCCCCACACTCCCCTTGCTTCGCAAGGTCCGCTGCCCCCCGAGGGGGCCGCTTTTTCATCTTGGGGCGGCCCGGCGATGAAAAAACTTCCCGCTCCCCTGCTCGCCAGGATCTCCTGGCGCCTGCTGCCCTTCCTTTTGCTCATGTACATCATGGCCTTCCTGGACCGGGCCAACGTGGGCTTCGCCAAGCTGGCCTTCCAGGCCGACACCGGCATCAGCGATGCGGCCTTCGCCTTCGGCGCGGGCGTGTTCTTCGCCGGCTACGCGCTGCTGGAAGTGCCCAGCAACCTGATCATGCACCGCGTGGGCGCGCGCCTGTGGATGTGCCGCATCATGGTCACCTGGGGCCTGGTGTCGGCGGCCATGATGTTCGCCCGCAACGAGACCACCTTCTACGTGCTGCGCTTCCTGCTGGGCGTGGCCGAGGCGGGCTTCTTTCCCGGCGTCATCCTGTACCTGACCTACTGGTTCCCGGCCGCGCACCGCGCGCAGGCCATGGGCTTTTTCTACTTCGGCGCGCCGCTGGCCTTCATCTTCGGCAGCCCGCTGTCGGGCCTGCTGCTGGAGATGGACGGCCTGGGCGGCTGGCATGGCTGGCAATGGCTGTTCGCCGTCGAGGGCCTGATGGCCGTGGCCGTCGGCATCTGGTCGTACTTCTACCTGGACAACCGCCCCGCCGACGCCGCCTGGCTCGGCCGCGAGGACAAGGCGCTGCTGCAGGACATCCTGGACAGCGAGGAGCGCGCCAAGGGCAGCCACGGCCACAGCCTGCTGGCCGCGCTGTGCCAGCCGCGCGTGCTCTACCTGGCGCTGATCTACCTGCTGATCCAGGCCAGCGTCTATGGCGTGGTGTTCTACCTGCCCAGCCAGGTGGCGGGCCTGCTGGGCACCAGGGTGGGGCTGCTGGTGGGGGTGGTCTCGGCCATTCCCTGGCTGTGCGCGCTGCTGGCCGCCTGGTGGATTCCGGGCCATGCCGAACGCACGGGACAGCCGCGCGGCATTGCCAGCCTGACCCTGGTGATGGCCGCCGTGGGCATGGCCGCCTCTGTGAGCTTTTCCAGCCCGTTGCTGGGCGTGGCCGCGCTGTGCCTGGCGGCGGCCGGCTTCATCGCGGTGCAGCCCGTGTTCTGGGCCTTTCCGGCCAACACGCTGGCCGGTGCCGCGGCCGCCGGCGGCATCGCCTTCATCAACTCCCTCGGCGCCGTGGGCGGCTTCATCGCCCCCATCGTGAAGAACTGGGCCGAGGGCTTCTTCCACTCCCCGGCGGCGGGCCTGTACCTGCTGTCGGCCACCACGCTGCTGGCCGCCGCCCTGGTGCTGGGCGTGCGCGCACGCCTGGCGCCGGCCGTGGCGGCACCTTCCGCCGCCTGAACCCCTGTACACGGAGAAAACACCATCCCATGACACACATCCCCACCATCAAGCAGGTGCGCGCCTTCACGCTCAAGGGCGGTGGCGCCGACTACCACGACCAGTCCGACGGCCACTGGATCGACGACCACATCGCCACGCCCATGGCCAAGTATCCCGAGTACCGCCAGAGCCGGCGCAGCTTCGGCATCAACGTGCTGGGCACGCTGGTGGTGGAGATCGAGGACAGCGCCGGCAACGTGGGCTTTGCCGTGACCACGGGGGGCGAGCCCGCGGCCTTCATCGTCGAGAAGCACCTGGCGCGCTTCCTCGAAGGCGCCCGGGTCACCGACATCGAGCGCATCTGGGACCAGATGTACCTGTCCACGCTGTACTACGGCCGCAAGGGCATCGTCATCAACACGATCTCGGGCGTGGACCTGGCGCTGTGGGACCTGCTGGGCAAGGTGCGCGGCGAGCCCGTGCACCAGCTGCTGGGCGGCGCCGTGCGCGACGAGCTGCAGTTCTACGCCACGGGCGCGCGGCCCGACCTGGCGCAGAAGATGGGCTTCATCGGCGGCAAGCTGCCGCTGCACCACGGCCCGGCCGAGGGCGAGGAGGGCCTGCGCCGCAACCTGCAGGAGCTGGCCACCATGCGCGAGCGCGTGGGCCCGGACTTCTGGCTCATGCTGGACTGCTGGATGAGCCTGGATGTGAACTACGCCACGCGCCTGGCGCAGGGGGCGCGGGAATACGGCCTCAAGTGGATCGAGGAGGCCCTGCCGCCCGACGACTACTGGGGCTATGCGGCGCTGAGGAAGAACGTGCCCACCGGCATGCTGGTGACCACGGGCGAGCACGAGGCCACGCGCTGGGGCTTTCGCCAGCTGCTGGAGATGGGCTGCTGCGACATCATCCAGCCCGACGTGGGCTGGTGCGGCGGCATCACCGAGCTGCTCAAGATCTCGGCCCTGGCCGATGCCCACCAGGCCCTGGTCATCCCGCATGGCTCCAGCGTCTACAGCTACCACTTCGTGGCCACGCGCCACAACAGCCCGTTTGCCGAGTTCCTGATGATGGCCCCCCAGGCCGACGAGGTCGTGCCCATGTTCCATCCGCAGCTGCTGGGCGAGCCGGTGCCGGTCAACGGGCGCATGCGCCTGTCGGTGCTGGACAAGCCGGGCTTCGGCGTGGAGCTCAATCCCGAATGTGCCCTGCACCGCCCCTACACGCACTGAAAGGACCGCCATGCCTGCCATGCAACTGCCTGCCAACCCCTTCAAGGCCGCGCTGCGGCGTGCCGAGCCGCTGTACGGCATCTGGGCGGGCTTCGCCACGCCCTATGCCGCCG
It encodes:
- the rhmD gene encoding L-rhamnonate dehydratase — translated: MTHIPTIKQVRAFTLKGGGADYHDQSDGHWIDDHIATPMAKYPEYRQSRRSFGINVLGTLVVEIEDSAGNVGFAVTTGGEPAAFIVEKHLARFLEGARVTDIERIWDQMYLSTLYYGRKGIVINTISGVDLALWDLLGKVRGEPVHQLLGGAVRDELQFYATGARPDLAQKMGFIGGKLPLHHGPAEGEEGLRRNLQELATMRERVGPDFWLMLDCWMSLDVNYATRLAQGAREYGLKWIEEALPPDDYWGYAALRKNVPTGMLVTTGEHEATRWGFRQLLEMGCCDIIQPDVGWCGGITELLKISALADAHQALVIPHGSSVYSYHFVATRHNSPFAEFLMMAPQADEVVPMFHPQLLGEPVPVNGRMRLSVLDKPGFGVELNPECALHRPYTH
- a CDS encoding LysR family transcriptional regulator, yielding MASETPPATPPVLHRSLLNRLRYKHLHMLVALGSSLNLHRASIGLAMSQPAATRMLREIEDMFGCQLFERLPRGMRPTALGAQLVRFAEASLNSLDRCAEDLAARRQGGYGYLSIGTIMGAAPDLVMTAVARLKAGNPQLRIRIMGDTSDQVLRLLDQRRIDLAIARRNPSAEGGPYSFEELGNERLLVVVRSGHALARRRKLAWEELLHDWPWILQPSTSPARIALDQLLQRLGLPAPADVIECSSVYSMQQLVQLTDAAMLLSESALKDYLRMGLVKALPLRLDAPLAPFGILARADEALNPEQQKFIDLLHSLGRADDHAQASVVARSQRCKPENRVRHKRIDAI
- a CDS encoding MFS transporter, producing MKKLPAPLLARISWRLLPFLLLMYIMAFLDRANVGFAKLAFQADTGISDAAFAFGAGVFFAGYALLEVPSNLIMHRVGARLWMCRIMVTWGLVSAAMMFARNETTFYVLRFLLGVAEAGFFPGVILYLTYWFPAAHRAQAMGFFYFGAPLAFIFGSPLSGLLLEMDGLGGWHGWQWLFAVEGLMAVAVGIWSYFYLDNRPADAAWLGREDKALLQDILDSEERAKGSHGHSLLAALCQPRVLYLALIYLLIQASVYGVVFYLPSQVAGLLGTRVGLLVGVVSAIPWLCALLAAWWIPGHAERTGQPRGIASLTLVMAAVGMAASVSFSSPLLGVAALCLAAAGFIAVQPVFWAFPANTLAGAAAAGGIAFINSLGAVGGFIAPIVKNWAEGFFHSPAAGLYLLSATTLLAAALVLGVRARLAPAVAAPSAA